A single region of the Thioalkalivibrio nitratireducens DSM 14787 genome encodes:
- a CDS encoding BPSS1780 family membrane protein — protein MDINSMALNRGWGLFGRGWRIFTGGVVHWILALILFFVISIVLNLIPLIGGLVLAVITPALIAGFLKLAHEIESGREGAVAHLFAPLRDPERRNPLLILGLLALVASLVLGVVAAAFVGGTIMLDETSGMGTGMMPLAGVGFFGLIVLFLLYLAIFAALAFAIPLVYFRGVPIGDAVLASIQGTITNLAPLIIFSVIYFVLAIIAMIPFGLGFLILGPVVLGAVYGAYREIFPEPEVEVVHGEAS, from the coding sequence CGGGCGGGGTCGTTCACTGGATCCTGGCGCTGATCCTGTTCTTCGTGATCAGCATCGTGCTGAATCTGATCCCGCTGATCGGCGGCTTGGTGCTGGCGGTGATCACGCCGGCGCTGATTGCGGGATTCCTGAAACTCGCCCATGAGATCGAGTCCGGCAGGGAAGGGGCGGTCGCCCACCTGTTCGCGCCGCTGAGGGATCCGGAACGGCGTAACCCGCTGCTGATCCTGGGCCTGCTCGCGCTGGTGGCGTCGTTGGTGCTGGGCGTGGTCGCTGCCGCGTTCGTGGGCGGAACGATCATGCTGGACGAGACCTCGGGCATGGGCACGGGCATGATGCCCCTGGCCGGTGTCGGGTTCTTCGGTCTGATCGTGCTGTTCCTGCTCTACCTGGCGATCTTCGCTGCGCTCGCTTTCGCGATTCCGCTGGTCTACTTCCGGGGCGTGCCGATCGGCGATGCGGTGCTGGCAAGTATCCAGGGCACGATTACGAATCTGGCTCCACTGATCATCTTCTCGGTGATCTATTTCGTTCTGGCGATCATCGCGATGATTCCGTTCGGCCTCGGTTTCCTGATTCTCGGGCCGGTGGTGCTGGGGGCGGTGTATGGTGCCTACCGCGAGATCTTCCCGGAGCCGGAAGTCGAGGTCGTGCACGGCGAAGCGTCCTGA
- the tatC gene encoding twin-arginine translocase subunit TatC codes for MSKDKSRGEPSAAVTETLLSHLIELRDRILRMFLAILVVFLLLFPFANQIYTWLATPLMVHLPEGTSMIAIEVAAPFLIPFKLVLLLAVVLTIPYTLYQFWAFIAPGLYKHEKRLAAPLVASSTLLFYLGMAFAYFVVFPLIFAFFTATAPEGVAVMTDISRYLDFVIMLFLAFGIAFEVPIATILLVSMGATTPAKLARKRPYVIVGTFVVGMVLTPPDIISQTLLALPMWLLFEIGLILSRIMERRKADRLATEGTDDDGPDDDGPGGGATRPGTPGGDSGGGSGGPAQAPPARDTAPAAGSSAAAAAPGSASATVPPDSAARDQAPASPDDAYRPLTEGEMDAELDRLEVEQSELTRKKKTGPAPGDDDEDDGEHDRQSSPTERDEPAAPRKVQNG; via the coding sequence ATGAGCAAGGACAAGTCCCGGGGCGAACCTTCGGCAGCGGTGACCGAAACCCTGCTCAGCCACCTGATCGAACTGCGCGACCGCATCCTGCGCATGTTCCTGGCGATCCTGGTCGTCTTCCTGCTCCTGTTCCCGTTCGCGAACCAGATCTACACCTGGCTCGCCACGCCGCTGATGGTGCACCTGCCCGAAGGCACCAGCATGATCGCGATCGAGGTGGCCGCACCGTTCCTGATCCCGTTCAAGCTGGTCCTGCTGCTGGCGGTCGTGCTCACCATCCCGTACACGCTGTACCAGTTCTGGGCGTTCATCGCCCCCGGCCTGTACAAGCACGAGAAACGGCTGGCCGCACCGCTGGTCGCGTCGTCGACGCTGCTGTTCTACCTCGGGATGGCATTCGCCTATTTCGTGGTGTTCCCGCTGATCTTCGCGTTCTTCACGGCCACCGCGCCCGAGGGCGTCGCGGTGATGACCGACATCTCGCGCTACCTCGATTTCGTGATCATGCTGTTCCTCGCGTTCGGCATCGCCTTCGAGGTGCCGATCGCGACCATTCTGCTGGTGTCGATGGGCGCCACCACGCCCGCGAAACTGGCCCGCAAGCGGCCCTACGTGATCGTCGGCACCTTCGTGGTCGGCATGGTACTGACACCGCCGGACATCATCTCGCAGACCCTGCTGGCACTGCCGATGTGGCTGCTGTTCGAGATCGGCCTGATCCTGTCCCGAATCATGGAACGACGCAAGGCCGATCGCCTGGCCACCGAAGGAACGGACGATGACGGACCCGACGACGACGGGCCGGGCGGCGGCGCCACACGGCCCGGCACACCCGGGGGCGACTCCGGCGGTGGCTCGGGTGGCCCGGCCCAGGCCCCGCCCGCGCGGGACACCGCCCCGGCAGCGGGCTCCAGCGCTGCCGCGGCAGCGCCCGGCAGCGCATCTGCCACCGTGCCCCCTGATTCCGCTGCGCGGGACCAAGCGCCGGCCTCCCCGGACGACGCCTACCGCCCGCTCACCGAAGGCGAAATGGATGCCGAACTCGACCGCCTCGAAGTCGAGCAAAGCGAGCTGACCCGCAAGAAAAAGACCGGACCCGCTCCCGGGGACGATGACGAAGACGATGGCGAACACGACCGCCAGTCCTCGCCGACGGAGCGCGACGAACCCGCCGCCCCGCGCAAGGTCCAGAACGGCTGA
- the tatB gene encoding Sec-independent protein translocase protein TatB has product MFDIGFWEILIITLVALLVVGPERLPGLAREIGRFVGKARRFVNSVRSDIEQELQTDELRKMLKGQEQEIQELKSMMQETETSLREDLKETEQTLRENLDDTADDRKKLDPEARPGAEKAKPAETGSGKSDAAPPRIQRVPVQNNLDGDLLTDAPKPQPAAADKAGTRNDEQVNKA; this is encoded by the coding sequence ATGTTCGACATTGGCTTCTGGGAGATCCTCATCATCACGCTGGTCGCGCTGCTCGTCGTGGGGCCCGAGCGCCTGCCCGGGCTTGCGCGCGAGATCGGCCGCTTCGTTGGCAAGGCCCGCCGCTTCGTGAACAGCGTGCGCTCGGACATCGAGCAGGAACTCCAGACCGACGAACTGCGCAAGATGCTCAAGGGTCAGGAGCAGGAGATCCAGGAACTCAAGAGCATGATGCAGGAGACCGAGACGAGCCTGCGCGAGGATCTGAAGGAAACCGAACAGACGCTGCGCGAAAACCTCGACGACACCGCGGACGACCGGAAGAAACTCGACCCGGAGGCACGCCCCGGCGCCGAAAAGGCGAAGCCCGCCGAGACCGGCAGCGGCAAGTCCGATGCGGCGCCCCCGCGCATCCAGCGCGTGCCGGTGCAGAACAACCTCGACGGTGACCTGCTCACCGACGCCCCGAAACCGCAGCCTGCCGCGGCCGACAAGGCCGGCACCCGCAACGACGAGCAAGTGAACAAGGCATGA
- the tatA gene encoding twin-arginine translocase TatA/TatE family subunit, translating into MGIGGISIWQLLIILLIVVLLFGTKKLRNMGGDIGSAIKNFRKSVKESGDDDTDKDTAERREGEELPKVEEQEKGRVIDAEATKTSESGNRNGERPS; encoded by the coding sequence ATGGGGATCGGCGGTATCAGCATCTGGCAGCTTCTCATCATTCTTCTGATCGTGGTGCTCCTGTTCGGCACCAAGAAGCTGCGCAACATGGGCGGTGACATCGGCTCCGCCATCAAGAACTTCCGCAAGTCGGTCAAGGAAAGCGGTGACGACGACACCGACAAGGACACCGCCGAGCGCCGCGAGGGTGAAGAGCTGCCCAAGGTGGAAGAGCAGGAGAAGGGACGCGTAATCGACGCCGAGGCCACCAAGACGTCGGAGTCTGGCAACCGCAACGGCGAACGCCCGTCGTGA
- a CDS encoding phosphoribosyl-ATP diphosphatase yields MNADLLTRLAEVIESRREADPEQSYVASLHQRGLDVMLKKLGEEATETVIAAKNPDRDALVSEMADLWFHTLVVLSARGLHPDAVLAELDRRFGLSGIAEKAARTTTGQRSG; encoded by the coding sequence ATGAATGCCGACCTGCTGACCCGGCTCGCCGAGGTGATCGAATCCCGCCGCGAGGCCGACCCGGAGCAGTCGTACGTGGCCTCGCTGCACCAGCGCGGGCTCGACGTGATGCTGAAGAAGCTCGGCGAGGAGGCCACCGAGACCGTGATCGCCGCGAAAAACCCGGACCGGGATGCCCTGGTTTCCGAGATGGCCGATCTCTGGTTTCACACACTCGTGGTATTGTCAGCTCGCGGACTGCACCCCGACGCGGTGCTGGCCGAGCTCGATCGCCGGTTCGGCCTGTCCGGCATCGCCGAGAAGGCCGCACGGACGACGACCGGACAGCGGTCGGGCTGA
- the hisF gene encoding imidazole glycerol phosphate synthase subunit HisF produces MLARRIIPCLDVDAGRVVKGVNFIGIRDAGDPVEIARRYDAQGADEITFLDITASSDERETIVHVVEQVAEQVFIPLTVGGGIREVADIRRLLNAGADKVSINTAAVHRPEFVAEAADRVGSQCIVVAIDAKRVDDDAEYPHWEVFTHGGRRGTGIDAVAWAQKMTALGAGEILLTSMDRDGTRTGFDLDLTRSVSDAVNIPVIASGGVGELAHLVAGVVEGHADAVLAASIFHFGQHTVGEAKAAMAAAGVPVRPVQEARA; encoded by the coding sequence ATGCTCGCGCGGCGCATCATCCCCTGCCTCGACGTCGACGCCGGCCGCGTGGTCAAGGGGGTCAACTTCATCGGAATCCGCGATGCCGGCGACCCGGTCGAGATCGCACGCCGCTACGACGCCCAGGGCGCCGACGAGATCACTTTCCTCGACATCACCGCCAGCAGCGACGAACGCGAGACCATCGTCCACGTGGTCGAACAGGTTGCGGAACAGGTATTCATCCCGCTGACCGTCGGCGGCGGCATCCGCGAGGTCGCCGACATCCGCCGCCTGCTGAACGCCGGTGCCGACAAGGTCTCGATCAACACCGCGGCGGTGCATCGTCCGGAGTTCGTCGCCGAAGCTGCGGACCGCGTCGGCAGCCAGTGCATCGTGGTCGCGATCGACGCCAAGCGTGTCGACGACGACGCCGAGTACCCGCACTGGGAGGTCTTCACCCACGGCGGGCGCCGCGGCACCGGGATCGACGCAGTCGCCTGGGCGCAGAAGATGACGGCCCTTGGTGCCGGGGAGATCCTGCTGACCAGCATGGACCGGGACGGTACGCGGACCGGGTTCGATCTCGACCTCACGCGCTCGGTCAGCGACGCAGTGAACATCCCGGTGATCGCCTCCGGTGGCGTCGGTGAACTCGCGCACCTGGTCGCGGGCGTGGTCGAAGGCCATGCCGATGCCGTGCTCGCCGCGAGCATCTTCCACTTCGGGCAGCACACCGTTGGCGAAGCCAAGGCGGCGATGGCGGCGGCAGGGGTGCCGGTGCGGCCGGTACAGGAGGCGCGAGCATGA
- the hisA gene encoding 1-(5-phosphoribosyl)-5-[(5-phosphoribosylamino)methylideneamino]imidazole-4-carboxamide isomerase: protein MLVIPAIDLKEGKCVRLRQGRMDESTVFGDDPVAMASRWIDAGAARLHIVDLDGAFAGSPKNAAVIHRIAEAHPTLRIQVGGGIRDADTVQAYLEAGVEYVIVGTKAVSAPHFVNDLCLEFPGRIIVGLDARDGKLAVDGWSKLSHHDLIDLAQHFETDGVMAIVYTDISRDGMMQGVNVEATARLAREVRVPVIASGGVSSLDDIRRLKEHEDDGIDGVIVGRALYEGAFTLQEAIALAGSGD from the coding sequence ATGCTGGTCATACCCGCGATTGATCTCAAGGAAGGCAAGTGTGTCCGGCTGCGCCAGGGGCGCATGGACGAGTCGACGGTATTCGGCGACGATCCGGTGGCGATGGCCTCCCGCTGGATCGACGCCGGGGCCGCACGGCTGCACATCGTCGACCTCGACGGCGCCTTTGCCGGCTCGCCGAAGAACGCGGCAGTGATCCACCGCATCGCCGAGGCCCACCCGACCCTGCGCATCCAGGTCGGCGGCGGCATCCGCGACGCGGACACGGTGCAAGCCTATCTCGAGGCCGGGGTCGAGTACGTCATCGTCGGCACCAAGGCCGTCAGCGCGCCGCACTTCGTGAACGACCTCTGCCTGGAGTTTCCCGGGCGCATCATCGTCGGGCTCGACGCACGCGACGGCAAGCTCGCGGTCGACGGCTGGTCCAAGCTCTCGCACCACGACCTGATCGACCTCGCGCAGCACTTCGAGACCGACGGCGTAATGGCCATCGTGTACACCGACATCAGCCGCGACGGCATGATGCAGGGGGTCAATGTCGAGGCGACCGCGCGGCTCGCGCGCGAGGTGCGTGTCCCGGTGATCGCCTCCGGCGGAGTCAGTTCGCTGGACGACATCCGCCGACTGAAGGAACACGAGGACGACGGCATCGACGGCGTGATCGTCGGCCGCGCGCTGTACGAGGGCGCGTTCACCCTGCAGGAAGCGATCGCACTCGCCGGGAGCGGGGACTGA
- the hisH gene encoding imidazole glycerol phosphate synthase subunit HisH, protein MQSVAVIDYGMGNLHSVERALRHEAPPGMHVLLTDDLSVIGEADRLVFPGQGAAADAMEALRRLGIDRMLPELAATRPFFGMCLGQQILLDWTAENGGVDLLGLIPGRVERFPERAIDNEGRRLKIPHMGWNVVRRVREHPLWQGLPREAWFYFVHSYRVLPAQGDQIVGETDYGDTFASAIADGPMFAMQCHPEKSSADGLRLLNNFLRWDGGW, encoded by the coding sequence ATGCAAAGCGTGGCCGTAATCGACTACGGCATGGGCAACCTGCACTCCGTGGAACGGGCGCTGCGCCACGAGGCGCCACCCGGCATGCACGTACTGCTCACCGACGACCTCTCGGTAATCGGCGAGGCGGACCGGCTCGTGTTCCCTGGCCAGGGCGCGGCAGCCGATGCGATGGAGGCGCTGCGCCGGCTCGGGATCGACCGCATGCTGCCGGAACTCGCCGCGACCCGACCGTTTTTCGGGATGTGCCTGGGCCAGCAGATCCTGCTCGACTGGACCGCCGAAAACGGCGGCGTCGATCTTCTTGGCCTGATCCCGGGCCGGGTCGAACGCTTCCCGGAGCGTGCGATCGACAACGAGGGCCGGCGCTTGAAAATCCCACACATGGGCTGGAACGTGGTGCGCCGGGTGCGCGAACACCCGCTCTGGCAGGGACTTCCCCGCGAGGCATGGTTCTATTTCGTGCACAGCTACCGGGTGCTGCCGGCGCAGGGCGACCAGATCGTCGGCGAGACCGACTATGGCGACACCTTCGCCTCCGCGATCGCAGACGGCCCGATGTTCGCGATGCAGTGCCACCCGGAAAAGAGCTCGGCCGACGGGCTACGCCTGCTGAACAACTTTCTGCGCTGGGACGGGGGCTGGTGA
- the hisB gene encoding imidazoleglycerol-phosphate dehydratase HisB yields the protein MKARTAVVQRDTLETRIRVELNLDGSGKGHFATGLPFLDHMLDQVARHGVVDLDIQADGDLHIDAHHTVEDIGITLGQALAQALDDKKGIRRYGHAYVPLDEALARVVIDFSGRPGLEMHADFRRSHIGQFDVDLFQEFFQGLVNHARMTLHIDSIRGHNAHHVAETIFKAFGRALRMAAEPDPRMIDVTPSTKGAL from the coding sequence ATGAAAGCGCGTACAGCCGTCGTCCAGCGCGACACCCTCGAAACCCGTATCCGGGTGGAACTGAACCTGGATGGCAGCGGCAAGGGCCATTTCGCGACCGGACTCCCGTTCCTGGACCACATGCTGGATCAGGTCGCCCGCCATGGCGTCGTGGATCTCGACATCCAGGCCGACGGCGACCTGCACATCGACGCCCACCACACGGTGGAAGACATCGGCATCACGCTTGGGCAGGCGCTCGCCCAGGCACTGGACGACAAGAAGGGTATCCGCCGCTACGGCCACGCCTACGTCCCGCTGGACGAGGCCCTCGCCCGCGTGGTGATCGACTTCTCCGGGCGCCCGGGGCTCGAGATGCACGCCGATTTCCGCCGCTCGCACATCGGCCAGTTCGACGTCGACCTGTTCCAGGAGTTTTTCCAGGGGCTCGTCAATCACGCTCGGATGACGCTGCACATCGACAGCATCCGGGGACACAACGCCCACCATGTCGCCGAGACGATCTTCAAAGCCTTCGGCCGGGCGCTGCGCATGGCGGCCGAACCGGATCCGCGCATGATTGACGTCACCCCATCCACCAAAGGCGCGCTGTAA
- the soxZ gene encoding thiosulfate oxidation carrier complex protein SoxZ, whose translation MSTIRVRAQESGGVVTVRSLMSHPMETGARKDSAGNLIPAHYIETVEAEVGGNTVMTALWGAGISRNPFFQFQFAGSKGDTLKLSWKDNKGESDSTEVEIG comes from the coding sequence ATGTCCACCATTCGTGTTCGCGCCCAGGAGTCCGGCGGCGTCGTGACCGTTCGCTCCCTGATGAGCCACCCCATGGAGACCGGCGCCCGCAAGGACAGCGCCGGAAACTTGATTCCCGCCCACTACATCGAGACCGTCGAGGCCGAGGTGGGTGGCAACACCGTGATGACCGCCCTGTGGGGCGCTGGCATCTCGCGCAACCCGTTCTTCCAGTTCCAGTTCGCCGGAAGCAAGGGCGACACCCTGAAGCTCTCCTGGAAGGACAACAAGGGCGAAAGCGACAGCACCGAAGTCGAAATCGGCTGA
- the soxY gene encoding thiosulfate oxidation carrier protein SoxY — MTSNKRRVFLKGTLAAGTVGVAVGAGLLAPSQLLAAWPADAFEARGMDNALSAALGTTDLTPGDIEITAPEIAENGAVVPVTMETGMSDVTEMALFAVENGSPLTSKYLLGAGAVPMVATRIKLGQSSDVVAAVKSGGTWYSAAREVKVTIGGCGG; from the coding sequence ATGACCAGTAACAAGCGTCGTGTCTTCCTGAAAGGCACCCTGGCTGCCGGCACCGTCGGCGTCGCCGTTGGAGCCGGCCTCCTGGCTCCCAGCCAGCTGTTGGCCGCCTGGCCCGCCGATGCCTTCGAAGCCCGCGGCATGGACAATGCCCTGAGTGCCGCACTGGGCACGACCGACCTGACCCCCGGCGACATCGAAATCACCGCCCCCGAGATCGCCGAAAACGGCGCCGTGGTCCCGGTGACGATGGAAACCGGCATGTCCGACGTGACCGAAATGGCCCTGTTCGCGGTGGAGAACGGCTCCCCGCTGACATCCAAGTACCTCCTGGGTGCCGGCGCCGTGCCCATGGTGGCCACCCGAATCAAGCTCGGCCAGTCCTCCGACGTGGTCGCGGCCGTGAAGTCGGGCGGCACCTGGTACAGCGCGGCCCGCGAAGTGAAGGTCACCATCGGTGGCTGCGGCGGCTAA
- the lptM gene encoding LPS translocon maturation chaperone LptM, which produces MPCKAHVALILVVVLLGTLQILASCGQKGDLYFPDDASEERR; this is translated from the coding sequence ATGCCCTGCAAAGCCCACGTTGCCCTGATCCTGGTCGTCGTCCTCCTGGGAACCCTGCAGATATTGGCCAGCTGCGGGCAGAAGGGGGACCTCTACTTCCCCGACGATGCTTCCGAGGAGCGGCGCTGA
- the lysA gene encoding diaminopimelate decarboxylase, which yields MDHFDLRDGVLHCELVPLTEVAEAVGTPAYVYSRATLTRHYHAFANALEGIPHQVCFAVKANSSLAVLNVLARLGAGFDIVSGGELERVLRAGGEPGKVVFSGVGKTAGEMRRALQVGIHCFNVESGPELELLNAVAGDMGLRAPIAIRVNPDVDAETHPYIATGLRENKFGVDIAAAHALYLEATRLGHLEIRGVGFHIGSQLTRLTPFTDALRRVLALADDLERDGIGLAHIDVGGGLGVRYRDETPPEPADYAAALRELLADRNWPVLLEPGRAIAANAGVFLTRVELLKHTAHKDFAVVDGAMNDLIRPALYGAWQEIVPVSPRNGESRRYDVVGPVCETGDFLGRERELVLAPGDLMAVRSAGAYGYVMASNYNSRPRPPEVMVDGDRYYIVNRREQVDHLMMRESMLPVAD from the coding sequence ATGGATCACTTTGATCTGCGTGACGGCGTGCTGCACTGCGAGTTGGTGCCGCTGACCGAAGTTGCCGAGGCGGTCGGCACCCCGGCCTATGTGTATTCGCGTGCGACTCTGACCCGCCACTACCATGCGTTCGCCAACGCGCTCGAGGGCATCCCGCACCAGGTCTGCTTCGCGGTCAAGGCGAATTCCAGCCTGGCCGTGCTGAACGTGCTCGCGCGCCTCGGGGCCGGTTTCGACATCGTTTCGGGCGGCGAGCTGGAGCGGGTGCTGCGCGCCGGCGGGGAACCCGGCAAGGTGGTCTTTTCCGGGGTCGGCAAGACGGCGGGCGAGATGCGCCGGGCCCTGCAGGTGGGTATCCATTGCTTCAACGTCGAATCCGGGCCGGAACTCGAACTGCTGAATGCGGTGGCCGGGGACATGGGCCTGCGCGCGCCGATCGCGATTCGGGTGAACCCGGACGTGGATGCGGAGACACACCCCTACATCGCGACCGGGCTGCGCGAGAACAAGTTCGGGGTCGACATCGCAGCCGCGCACGCACTGTACCTGGAGGCCACGCGCCTCGGGCACCTGGAGATCCGAGGCGTCGGGTTCCACATCGGCTCGCAGTTGACCCGGCTGACTCCGTTCACCGACGCCCTGCGGCGCGTGCTGGCGCTCGCCGACGACCTGGAGCGCGACGGGATCGGGCTCGCGCACATCGACGTCGGCGGAGGCCTGGGCGTGCGCTACCGCGACGAGACTCCGCCCGAGCCGGCCGACTATGCCGCGGCGCTGCGCGAATTGCTCGCCGACCGGAACTGGCCGGTATTGCTCGAGCCGGGGCGGGCGATCGCCGCGAACGCGGGGGTGTTCCTGACCCGGGTCGAGTTGCTGAAACACACGGCGCACAAGGACTTCGCGGTCGTCGACGGGGCGATGAATGACCTGATCCGCCCCGCGCTGTACGGAGCCTGGCAGGAGATCGTTCCGGTCTCGCCCCGGAACGGGGAATCGCGGCGCTACGATGTGGTCGGGCCGGTCTGCGAGACCGGCGACTTCCTCGGCCGCGAGCGCGAGCTGGTGCTCGCACCGGGCGATTTGATGGCGGTGCGCTCTGCCGGTGCCTATGGATACGTGATGGCAAGCAACTACAACAGCCGGCCGCGTCCGCCCGAGGTGATGGTCGACGGCGACCGTTACTACATCGTGAACCGGCGCGAACAGGTGGACCACCTGATGATGCGCGAGAGCATGCTGCCGGTGGCGGACTGA
- a CDS encoding class I SAM-dependent methyltransferase yields the protein MMERRLEPELMLDPEQARAYAEADFAEPHERFVDLFAERFPDMVGGAVLDLGCGPGDVSLRLAARYPACVVHGIDGAPAMLAAGETLCRAHPAGPRVQLRLGQLPEVRAPGAPYETIVSNSLLHHLHDPRVLWGVILRDGAPGARVFVMDLCRPETAERVSALVARHAANEPEVLRRDFEDSLYAAFTPEEVRSQLDEAGLEAFQVEQVSDRHLVAWGRL from the coding sequence CTGATGGAGCGCCGTCTGGAACCGGAACTGATGCTCGACCCGGAGCAGGCGCGGGCGTATGCCGAGGCCGATTTCGCCGAGCCGCACGAACGGTTTGTCGACCTGTTCGCGGAACGCTTTCCGGACATGGTCGGCGGAGCCGTGCTGGATCTGGGCTGCGGCCCGGGTGATGTGAGCCTGAGGCTGGCCGCGCGGTATCCGGCCTGTGTGGTCCACGGGATCGACGGCGCGCCGGCGATGCTGGCCGCCGGCGAGACGCTGTGCAGGGCGCATCCGGCCGGTCCCCGCGTGCAGCTGCGCCTGGGGCAGTTGCCCGAGGTGCGAGCCCCGGGTGCACCTTACGAGACGATCGTATCCAACAGCCTGCTGCACCACCTGCACGACCCGCGGGTGCTCTGGGGCGTGATCCTGCGCGATGGCGCGCCCGGGGCACGGGTGTTCGTGATGGATCTCTGCAGGCCCGAAACCGCGGAGCGGGTCTCTGCACTGGTGGCGCGCCACGCTGCGAACGAGCCGGAAGTGCTGCGGCGCGACTTCGAGGATTCGCTGTACGCGGCGTTCACGCCCGAGGAAGTGCGGTCGCAGCTCGACGAGGCCGGCCTCGAGGCATTTCAAGTCGAGCAGGTCAGCGATCGCCACCTCGTGGCCTGGGGCCGCCTGTGA
- the dapF gene encoding diaminopimelate epimerase, with protein sequence MKLAFTKMHGLGNDFVVIDGVRQRVNLDPEAIRFLADRHFGIGCDQVLLVERPVDPSRALFRYRIFNADGGEVEQCGNGARCFAVFVREQGLTQADTIPVETLSGPIELRVEADGQVTVNMGRPRFHPDQLPFLAPTEVDEYPLEVDGEPLRIGAVSMGNPHAVLLVDAVATAPVERLGPAIEHHPRFPDRVNVGFAAVRARDRIDLRVWERGAGETLACGTGACAAMAVARRRGLVDTRVRVDLPGGSLVLSWSGESDQPVWMTGPATTVFHGRIER encoded by the coding sequence ATGAAACTCGCGTTCACCAAGATGCACGGCCTGGGCAACGATTTTGTGGTAATCGACGGGGTACGCCAGCGGGTAAACCTGGACCCGGAAGCGATCCGTTTCCTCGCCGACCGCCACTTCGGGATCGGTTGCGACCAGGTGTTGCTGGTCGAGCGCCCGGTGGATCCGTCGCGGGCGCTGTTTCGCTACCGGATCTTCAATGCGGACGGCGGCGAGGTCGAGCAGTGCGGGAACGGCGCCCGGTGCTTCGCGGTGTTCGTACGCGAGCAGGGGCTGACGCAGGCCGATACGATCCCGGTTGAGACGCTGTCGGGGCCGATCGAGCTCCGGGTCGAGGCCGATGGCCAGGTGACGGTGAACATGGGACGCCCTCGTTTCCATCCCGACCAGCTTCCGTTCCTCGCGCCGACCGAGGTCGACGAGTATCCGCTCGAAGTCGACGGCGAACCGCTGCGGATCGGTGCGGTGTCGATGGGTAACCCCCACGCGGTGTTGCTGGTCGACGCGGTGGCGACCGCGCCGGTCGAGCGGCTCGGCCCGGCGATTGAGCACCATCCGCGCTTTCCGGACCGGGTCAACGTCGGGTTCGCGGCCGTCCGGGCCCGCGACCGGATCGACCTGCGTGTCTGGGAACGCGGTGCGGGCGAGACGCTGGCCTGCGGTACCGGTGCCTGTGCCGCAATGGCCGTGGCGCGGCGGCGCGGCCTGGTCGATACCCGGGTTCGGGTCGACCTGCCGGGGGGAAGCCTTGTGCTAAGCTGGAGCGGCGAATCGGATCAACCGGTGTGGATGACCGGGCCCGCCACCACAGTTTTCCACGGTCGAATCGAGCGATGA